The sequence AAGCTTCTTTTTGCTTAGAgagcactgtaaaaaaaaagcagaaacataAGTATACATGAAAAGGTACAACTAATACAATGAGAGACACTGTAGGTACTGTACATGAGATGAGTCCAGCAGTAATAGTCTATGATGTTCTTTTATTCAGGGCTCTTCTATCATaaccctctttttttccctgctccttcgttctttttcttttccagcctctctctttttctcatctcttccctgctctgctgctgtgattgCCTGTCTCCTCGTGGCCCGATGCCCAGCCACCACTGGGTAGCATTCCTCACCCCGAGCCAGCGGGAAGAGAGGGATcgaaggaggggggggggttagaagaggagaaggacaaatggaaggaatgagagaaagaacCACAGCTTATATAGAGTGTGATGTTATATATCTGCGAGGAGCAGTTTCTTCTCCAAACTGTTTTGTCGTTTCCAGCGTTTTCACAGTGCCCACTGGTCATAAACCTTCCTTTTCAGCCTTTCTGTTTATAGTCACATCCACTCGCTCTTGGACAGCCGCTCACTCGTTACAACACTCTCACTCAGGCCACAAGATACCCACACAGTTTGACCACGCGGGGGTCTACTAAAATACACATagcattcaaatacacacagcttcacttttttttcacagtgggGATTGAAACGCCATATCTCAAAGGTGACTTATGATGCCTGCGCTGCTGCAGAGGTGCATAAATAAAGGATTTGCTGAGAAAGCAGAATGGACTCCACCCTGCCCTTCGGCTCTTATTTCTTCTGAGCACTTTGGTtcatgtgtgcgtttgtgactttttgaggcttgTAGGAGCATGTGTGCGCAGGCAATGCAGAGGACTTTGTGCATGTgcgtatagtgtgtgtgtgtgtgtgtgtgagtgtgcttgtgtgtggcATCTCCTCTGGGAAGTGCTGGCAGATGGAGCAGTCAGACTGTGGGTATAGAGACGGATAAAGTTTTTGGCTCAAGCTGCAACTCAAGCCACACTGGAACAGAAAAGCCACGCATACAGTCCTTTCTCTTTcacatctctgtcttttttattatctctctctttcttgttgCAGTTTTCCTACTGTTCTTGCTGGTTTCTTCTCTCTCATCAAGCCCTAACCTGATGTTTTAATCACATGAATGCCGATCTTCTTCATTTAATCTCTTAAATGAAGAAGGTCAGTTTTGAATTTAGAGATTTATTTGATGCTGTGTGGGGAAGAGCACCAAGCTTGAAATGCACTGcaatgcagagcagcagctgatccAAACCTTTCATGTGTTCTTCATGCCATTAAATTGCTCGCATTTGTGCACATATTGAGAATAATTAAACATTAtaaattctctctttttttttgcatttgacagctcccttcttctttcttttttctgtcagtgattCTCAACTGGGACCAATCTTACACCAGGGGGTTCTTCTGCGGTTAGTTCCAACGGTAAGTGAAAAGACTGCGgattaagtaaaaaaaaaactttgtgattgtgattttgATGAAAGAATACATCCACAAATCCAGAGTCAGCTGAAACACTCTATTACCAAGTGCAGCAATTGAGAATGCATGAAAACActcagagtgtttttcaaacattATAACCTATCATTGGCTCTTCTTTcatacattttcatgtttttggttcattttcatttactaTTCCTTAATCAAAAGCATCTCCTGTAGACAATGCTCCACTCTAATAAAGTCTAAGTGACACAAGCTGTTTTCCTGCAGCGTATTCCTGAAATGAAGACGAGGACTGTAAGTAATTTGGTGGGTTATGAAAGCACAGCCATGACATTTCTCGTATTCCTGTAAAAAAGCAGCAGCCTAAAAGTCAAATGAGGTGGGTTTATGATCTGAAAGTTGCCCTTTATCCCTGTATATACTCCCTGTATGGACTGCAAGAGTCTGAGAGCAAACAGATCACGCTCGCATTTGTTTGGTCTCAAGTGCTTGTGACCAAAACCATGAAATTGTCCCAGAGGAGCTGTTCAGTCACAGTGTGGTTTTACTGAGCAGCTCCAATGAATGTCCCTCAGCTCAAATAAATGAGGAGAAACTGAAAACCATCAGCAAGAACATTAAAAAGTTGGTCAAGTGCATGTACCATACCATGGATTTATATTTCTTTCTCAGATCGAGTGGAGATGTTGTGGAGCTTTATCCACATGGGCTTTTAGAACAATGAATTAATTCAAACAGTGGTGTTGGTGTAATTCTAATTCTTTTCCCCTGTTTGAGCTactgaggacaaacagagagacagtgtcTTCATTTTAACCATTTGAGACTTGTTTCCATTTTCACTTTGGCAGGCCGTTACAGGCTTGTGTCCATTTCCCACAGCAGCTATTAGTCTGATGTAAACTGAGCCGAGCGAGAGATCATCAGTTAGCAATTCACAAGCCTTTTACATACGGGTTTGGAAAGACACGGGACTAGTCCGAGCAAAGATATCTGGAAGTATTTACAAAGTTGTATAATTAGATCAGTGGCTTAAGGCTGCAGTGGAAAATATTCGCAGCATAAtgtaatgacagagagagaggagaagaaacgGCTGGACGAGGGCTCACAAAACACGGGCACACATTAGACCAGAACCAGAGCACCACACATCTTAAAATAATTAGAGAACGGAGGGGCATTTTATATTCCTGTTGGTGTTTTCCTCCATGTGCCTTCTCCAGAAAATGATTAATTAGGAGTTCAGGAATGTGTGTTCGCTGTTTAGTCTTCAGCATCCCTGGGTTGTAACCCCTGACCCAACCAGATCACCAGAACACCTCTGAAAACCAGCAGACATCTGCTTATCTAAACTATAGAGGATACAAGTACCAGGACCAGCCTCCTCATTATTCAAactccctccatcctttcaAATTCCACTAAAAGGAGACTTCTTTTTTGTCGCTGCAGACTCAAACAGGCTGGACAGGCATTTCCTGTGGGTGGGACCTGAGAGCAGAGACATTCTTGGGCCAGGCAcctccacttcctgtctctgttaaCATACTGAAAGACATACTGTCTGGACCTGCTCTTGCTTTACACTTCACTTTACACTCTTATCTACAGTGaatgcagcagcagattaaGTTCAAATTCCAAGATTACTAATGTTGCATGTAAACAAAAGAGTAAGAAGTGCAAGGTTAAAGTCTGAGAAGCCAGATAATGGAGGGAACAAAAGATTAGTGTTAACCTGATGTAATGATGTGAGATGGAGGAGTGTGAGGAGTGTGAGGCATCACTGTCCACCCATGTTTTACTGTTACTACTGTACTCCTTCACACCTTTCAACCACCTGTATGGAAATTAACTACCCTATTTATTTGTGGTAAAGGTAAAATTAACGTTACAGCATTCACCTCAAGGAAACACGATCAAACTtgtgtctggttttgtttgtgcTATTTTGAGTGTTATTAGTCACAGAGCAGCCATGGAGTCAACACACCGATACAGCTCATAACCCCTAACCCTTCTGATTCTTTCTATGTTTGCTGTCCTACAGCTTTTTCAGCTCGGtctcaagtaaaaaaaaaagctgcatgttTCCAGGTCTCCACTGTCAGGGAACTTtttcccttgtgtgtgtgtgtgtacatgcatgtttatgtgCACCATGGGGTGTTAAGTGTAGGTGTGACAATCAGTTGCTGTCTTCCCAGGGGTCAACAGCTGCACCAAGTGTAGGTAAGTGTTGGTATTTGACAGATGGACCAATTTGTAGAGGAATGTGAGTTGGTGGTATGTGTGTGGAGTAGGTGGGTCCTCATACAATCTCTATAGACATGTGACAATTGTCAATTAGATATAGATGTGCATGAGATGTTAATTAAAGTGATGTTAGCAATATTTCCTAGGTGATGCAATAGTTCAGCTCATATCATGGTAAAATTACAGGTGACaaagtatttctttatttttatggttttataTACAAGTGATATATTGTGTCCATTACATTTTACCTCAGGAGGACACTTCTGTTTGATGTTATTCTGTCTATAAATGTGGTTTGGTTAACCACCAAATTCCATGAATGGTTCACTTCATATGGCAAACTTTGTTGATCTCAGAGATAATTTCTGTAAtgtgtattttctgcttttaatgtTAAAGATCTTAACTTTGTATAAATTTGATAGTACTTACCTGAACAGTTCACTTACATGATCTGTTCACACGTGAACTTAAAGTCACTTATAACTATATTAGAGTtaaaaaatcttaactgaacCGTTAAATTTTATACTGTCACATGTGAATGTGCATGCAAGTTGGATTTCTGTCCACTTTTTCATCTCTGCCTTTATCCTTTGAGGCTCACATCAGGTTTgtgttgcatttgtgtgttattGCTGCCCTCTAATGGCTCATTCCGAACACAACAAATCTGTACAGGTCAAAAATCTTTTaacaacacacatttattcaaTGGGAGACAAAGAGTATTTCTTTCTTAAACTTTTTACATTGTGATTaacaaccaaacaaattctGAATGTGTTTAAGGACAACGGCCTCCAGCATCCATCCACTTTGGTCCTTGACAAACACTAAAGTTCTCTTAACAGACACGAGCTGGAGTTTTACAGGGTTCACTTTAGCAGTGTTAATTCACCAGTGcgttttctattttttcctcaTAGAGGGAATAGAGAAGTTCAATCTGCTCGGCGTACTCGAATCCTGGCCTGTGGGAAGAGGACATAACAGTCGTGTTACAACTTCACTGAACAACTGAAACGCAAACTTGACTTATATATGAGGATCTGGTAGAGGCAGCTAATCAAAGTGGccacaaagttgtttttttttaaataaaacaaaaagtattATATTAGACCAAACGGATTTACAGTATACTTAGATTTTAAGATACTTATGCATGAGATAATGCATGAGATATAGCTATTTGGCAAACAACAAATTATGACTTTGAAAAAAAGATTCCTTGTCTCTGCAGTTATCTCACCGTCCAGGTGTCTCCAGGATCAGAGGGATATTGTCTAATCTGGGCTCATTGACAATGTCTCTGAAAGCAGAGATTCCAATGTGACCTTTACCAATGTCTTCGTGGCGATCGAGGTTGCAGCCCAGTTTACCTGCACATCAAAAAGATTGAAGCAACAAAGAGTTTATCAGTTTACATGCAAGAGGGTAGAATTCAGGAAAATGCTCGTTGGATAAATGTTGTAAACCAAACAGAAATTTTCAGTTCTTAAAGCACAATAGACCATTTCGCTAATCTGGGTGTTAATTATTTTTCTGGCTGCACCTTTGGAGTCATTGAGATGGACAGCTTTGAGATAGTGGAGCCCGACTTCCTGGTCAAACTCATTGAGCATAGCCTTCactcctccctctgcagccaGGTCATATCCTACCAAGAAACGaagagcacaaagaaaaaaatataaaatattttgacGAGTCACCTCCAAATCAAAAGCTGCCTTGTTTTAAGCTTGGATATCAAGCAGATTTCAGGTTTATACAGTGGTACTAGAGGTAAACAGAAATGGTGCTGAACACTAACCGTTTATAGAGACTCTGTCTTCTACTGATTTTGTTAGACAAAAAGGTCAACCTGTGGTTTCACCTACCTGCTGCGAAGGCATGGCAGGTATCCAGACACACTCCAACTCTGGTCTGATCTCTCACTTTGGCTATGATGCTCTTCAGCTCAGAGAACTTACCACCCACTGTGCTGCCCTGACCGCTCATGTTCTCCAACACTGACCACATGGAGGgcaaaggaaagaaaggcagaATCAAGATtgagtttgctgctgctgctgcttgttctTGAAGCACAGCCTGGGGGAATTTTGTGCTACTGCTTTAATGTTTTTGCAGGCATTTCACTGCAGTGTATTCTTGTCACACTGGTGGCATTTGGGGTATGTGAGTCAAAAAGACCGTGGTTGGTGCCATGAATCACAAGTAAGGCAAGAGCGATTTAGACTGCAGTCGGTTGTGCAAAGTTATGTATTAATCCAAAAGTCAATCTGAGGTCACATGGTTTTGTATGAGGTGTTGATGTGTCtgcaaagaaaaagtaaaaatctaCTTGTGGTAGTGAAATATTAATCTTCCTGGAGACgttcaaaacacattaaagcttaattttattaattacaTGCAAAAGGAGTTAACGCACTAATTCAATCTGTGTGCACTGGGCTTGGCTTTGACTCCAAGTTCTATCGCTACACAAATATAccagtgagtgtctgtgagtcagtgttggTGAGGTTTCTCCTGTTCCTCTTTCCAAATgcagttttcctgtgtttagCATGTGTCATTGCTGTTTTTGATACTTTTCCCCCTCTTGCTACATTATGTAATTTTGCAGTGTTTGCAACTGGCACATCAGCAAAATTGACTCTCTGGCCTCATTTTACCTCTAAGTGCCCCACAGCATCACAGAatcaaatacatttaaacagaGTTGTATCAACACCTCTGATAGTCGCCAACTTCCAGATGTTACAAGCTTCATCACAAGGGTATTTACCGCTGTGAAACTTCctgcatgtttctgttgttttgtccaGCCCCTGTACCTGTAATCACAGTAGGCGTTTGCTGGTGAGCGTGGTTAATGGCGCCCGCTATCTTGTCCACACACTGTTCAGTGGTGATGGAGCCCAGCGAGGAGCCAGGATGGAAGTTGTAGAGGTTGAGGCCCAGGAGGCTGCAGCGGCTGAGCTCATCCAACAGCAGCGCCTGGCTCTTCTCAAACACATCTGGGCGCAACACGTTGACACAAACCAGGCGAGGTtgtcagaggagaagaggagacacATTTGGGAAGATGAAATAACCAATGCAAGACAAGGGCAGGTAACTAAGAgtaagagaggaagggagaaaagtCAAGGACAGAATTTGAAGGAGAAATCCATCAGTGCATGACAAACCCTCTTTAGGAGACCCACAGTTCATCAGGTATGACCCATGAGGCAGGATGTGAGCTGGGTCAAACCCTTGAAGGGAAACTTGCTCCCTAAACTTGGCTGCAGCTGTCTCGTCCAGTGCGGGCCTCTTCCATGAGCGCTGGGAGCCCAGAAACAGGGCGAAACTGCTGCCACCCATCTCCGTGCAGGACTCCACTGCTTTCCATATCCCACCTGGGGAAACAGGTGGGATATGAGCGCAAGAACTGCGAGTGAGTGAGTCCGTGCGTCTTTTAATAACTTAAGGGGGTGACATTAGTCCTTACCTTGAATGCCAACATGAGCTCCAATGTATTTCTTATTTCCACGGTCCTTCCTCCGCTTATCTCCTCTCTCATccgcctccttctcctctgtgtcctctcctttcttctctacATCCAAAGCCTCCtcagttttccttttccttgCTCCTCTCTTTTTCGGACCCATGCTATCAGGAGAAAGTTATGAGCAGCGCTTATGAATTAGCAAATTGCAGCAAAATagtaacgttttttttttttttggtttatgaccTCAGTATCTATATTAAGGATGTATTATGGAGGACTGTTGACCTACGAAGCATGTAAAATGGTGCTAAGTTTGAATGTCAAAAGTTTATGAAGGTCAAAAAGCGTCTTTTATGCATCGCTCTCGGTAGGAACCAGCCAGTCAGAGAGCTTCCACGCAGCTGCCACAGGCTGGCCATTGGAGACGCTTCATACTGAGCAGCAAAATGGCCGCCCGTCAACCGACTGACTCCACAGCGCTTTGAAATTTAAATTCTTCTGCACATTAGGGTTTACACTATTACAACGTTAGTACTTATTTACAAATCAGTAGCTTATTGCGTGTGTATTtttcatcatctgccacttactTGACTATCTGCTCAGGCGTCGCTGTTCTTGTAGCATCGACGAATGCCtcaaaaagctaaaaaaaaaatcgcacTGAAGCACTTTAGCTAAGCTAGCTAGCACGCTAGCTTTTCTTCATATGTGATTCTTGAGGTGAGTAGATTGATAGAACTCTAATATTTCTAAGCGTTTTGCCATGTCATGATTTGTGTGCATACATGATTACTGCAATACCTTTGTGGAGGAAATACCATGCCACTTCGCTCGCTAGCCAAGCTAACGCCGTTAGCCTGGCTACTTGAAGCCACTGTCGGTAGGTAACTTAGCTTACCCAGCTAGCTGCCTAACGTCCGATAGCATTAGGCACTGATGTAGCAGTATTGGTGGCTGTGCATTAGCAGAGCTGGCTATGTGGATTCGGGCTCGGTGTATTTGCTGTTTTAGGACCGCTGTGTAAACAAAGTAGTCACCAAACTTACTTAGGTTAATCTCTTTAACTCGTTATTGTGCGTGCTGTTCGGCGTATGCGTATTTTACAAGTATGGACACCACTCCTTGGTGTTTGCTATCGACGAAATATTTTATCAGCCATTGCTATCAGAATTGTCGCTTGTATAAACTTATAAGGACTGGGATGATGGCGGTTGGCTATTTCCGTTTATTATACACGGTTTAAGCGACTGTAACCAGCACTGTCTTTTCGCGAATGGTTTTTACCAATTTTTGGTTCCAGAAAACTCAGATCTTCTAATGCTataacgttagctagctaaaTGCTGAAGAGGTTATAACAGCGTTGACAGGACAACAGGTAAGGTAACATTAGCCGGCGTAGCTTAAAAAAGCGATTTGAAGAGTAGCTGGACAGAGCTGAGTGCAGATCTGAAAGCTCTTTATAATCACTCTATTTTTATGGGTTTCTGATCCTGAAATGCCTCAGGTATGATGTTGGTTTCGTTTTCCGTGTTGCAAGGATCCCTACCTCTTGATCTGTTTACGGCAGTGAGCGAACACGAAATCAACTAAAGACAAACACCGTCAGGGCTTAGAAGTTCAATAGGTTTATGGATTTAAACCGCCTGTTCTCATGTAAGTTAATATACGGATGACCTGTATTTAGGCATGGTAATATGAGCTTAAATATTCTGTGGGATTTTGGTTAATGCCACATTTTCATATACTGCTGTTTTAGATTAGTGCATTCCTGGCTACATTACAATTGAATGACAACATTTCGAAGCCTATTAGACTGTTAAAGTTGAGCTAAATGAACAGTGAATGCCTGCCCATCTACTTTAgcagtgtttctctttgtttctttattttaggAGAAAATCTTGTTCATGAATGTCTTTAAAGCTCATAACCCGGCCCTAAAACAGCATTACAGTCCTTTTGTAAATAATGAGGTATATGATCAAAACTATAATGCTAGTTAGATTTGTCTATATCAGCCTGCTCTGTGTTCCTGTATTGGGGTTCTTAATGACAGTGCATTATTTGGTGTTCTTGGactgcacttttttttgtctgacagcTGTTTAATAGCCTAACCCCCAAGATTTGCTCATACTCCATCTTAGAGATAATTAAAGCACAAGCCTGGGTCTCAACCCTTCAGCTGGTAACTTGTTGTTTTCTTAGCCACATGCAGATTCAGTAAGTCTGCTGACAGGATGAGTTGGCTGACTAAAATCATACCTCTTGTAAACCATCTAAATTAGTTGAACCTACGGGTGTGATCAGCTTACACTGTTCTGCATGCTTCTGATAGGGATAATTAGTGTGTTTGTTGCCCACATGTCCAGCAGTATTCTTAGCTCTAGCACCTGATGGCTGATTCATCTAATCAAGCATATAGTCCATTGTCGCTTAAACACATGGTTGAAGGCTCACATGGCCATGTAGCAACTGTGATGCTGTCTTTTTCCCTTGATTTTAGCTGCAGTCATCaactatttctgtctttttgagCAGTGTTTTACTACAGTTAAAAGACACTATCTACAAAAAGAAGCACtcagtgatttttaaaatgatgaatgtgtggccacaatcttttttttttcctctctagaAGAAAGGAGTATCAGGACAGGAGCAGTAGTTCATGGAagacaagaaaaggaaaaaagacgACAAACGGAAAAGGGAAGCCTctcagaaggtgtgtgtgttcatcttaTCGGCTGTTTCAGTAATACTCTTGGGTCCAGTATGCTGGGTTGAATCactaaaatacacacagactggcCAGCCAACAGTGTAACATGCCAAAAGAGACACTGATGacttttaaaatagaaaaaacagtttgattCTCTAGGGAACCATATTTGGTTTAAATTTTTATGTGGTGCTTATGATTTGCATCTGCTTCCCACAATGACTTGCAAACTCCTCCATCTGACACCACTGAACAAACATGTAGCAGCACCATGTTCAACAACAACGTTTGAGAACaaacattatattttgtttggAGTATATTGAGGGGAGTGTGGCGTACACTGgccttaaaaacagttttaacatAGGGAAATTTAACTTGATATGGCAAGGTTGTACTTGTTGCATTTAAATTTGTTGTCCTTAAAGCTGTGGCACTGTACAAGTTGGATAGATTAAATTCACATCTGTATCTTGTCAGATGTTGGTTTATGACAGTACGAGTACATGTCATGTAATGTACTCTTATGAGGGCTGGACGATAGTTTTTCTTAATGATGTGAAAAATTGTAATATGGTGAAAAAATTGTAATGGGACCTGCAGTTGCAGAAGATGACAAGATAATACCAAAGAAATGTAGTCATGTTACCTCTGATATGTAAATGTTTCAGTTTTGCAATGTCCGACATGGAACAGACCGCTGGGATGTGTGAAGTTTGTGAAAACTCTTTGAACTAAAAGTAGCAGCACGACAAACCTGTTCCATCACTAAAACAAAAGCATGCAGTGGCACCGGAGCAATGTTCATCTCCTTTAGATTCTGATACCAGCTTCCGTCCCATTTTCAAAACcacagctgaaaaacagcaaactttAGCTGCCTAGTTTTCCAGTGTGACCACGAATGACAATAACCTGTTTTGTCATTATTGTTTGTTGATATTGCATATATGAAATATagttttaataaagaaaactaTTTTTTAATCATGTTCTGTTTGAGTTCAAGTAGGCATAAAATTCTGTTAGATTTAATTATTTGGCCATATTTCCTTAACCCATATCATTGTCACGTAATGCTATCAAGTTCATGTCCATTGCATTGAATTATATGGTAATACAATATGTGATGTaaaacatttatgtatttactATAGTTCAGCTCAGATAGTTGTTTTTTGGGGTAGGCAGAATGATTGCAATTTAGAATGTCATTCTAagtggacttttttttaaacttttgtaagaaaataaacatttacattgAGTGcagttttgaaatatttcatcaACTAGGGTGGAGCTTTAAGTTGCCctgttttgaaaatataaaatggaGCTAATGGGAAGAAGAGCAAACATTTATGTTTGAATTAAGTCTGTCAGTGTTAGCAGAACGCTGTTTAAGACAAAGCAAGTCTCAACAACTACAGGATCTTGAATGTGGGGAATGATACATTTATCATCCTGGCGCACCTAGacgcaagatttttttttttttttttttttttttatatctaaccgcattcacattttcattcctGTAAACCTCAAGTTGTCTcctgtttactttctttttcatcttttctcaaaTCATGTTGGTTTACACGTTTCACATTTGAAGTGATATATATTTTGTCCTCACTTTCTAAAAGAATGGTTTAGCAACTAATTTACCtactttttctgtttattttaggttacagaacaaaaaaacaaaggtaaGCAGCATATTGATGTACGTATATGTTTAAATGTAGGTGTTAGGTGTTGTTCTCCAACGTTCATCAATCCTTTTTTATAgatgattaatttttttttattgtatgtgtttgtccgtgttttaaaaaatttcttttgtagttttgaaaaacaaaaatgcttaGCGCATTGTTCATGAACTCAAAACATCTGCATCAGGGAATTCTTTGTGGTATCCTCTTTTCCCTTATCTGTTTTATACCAAATATATGTTTACGTTAATAGAAAGTGAACTGTGTACTGTTCCCTTAAGATGTACTTGGTTAAATAATACTTAATTCCCTaacctctgtttctttctctgccttgaCTTTACTGCAGTGCCAGACTTGACCAAGCCGGCGTCTACCCAGTCTCCTGGCActcagagcagctctgcctcccCCAGCCCTGGACCCACCCCCTCTGCCTCCCCATCCCCAGCCACCTCGGGCCCTGGCAGCGCTGCCACCCCGTCACAGGGCGGCAACAATGCCAAGCGCCTGGCGGTGGCCAACGGACagcccacctccaccaccagtTCTTCCTCCACCGCTGGCGGCCCCAGTGCTGCTGGAAACGGCAGTACAAGTAGCGGAGGCGGAGCCCAGGCGCCTCAGCAGCAACCGCGCTACATGCCGAGAGAAGTGCCGCCGCGATTCCGCTGCCAGCAGGACCATAAAGTGCTACTGAAGAGGGGTCAACCGCCACTGTCCTCCATGCTgctgggagggggaggaggaggggatggcCCAAATGCAAACATGGCTGCTGTCTCAGGTAAGCGTTAGGCATGCTGTAGGTCACACTTAGAATACATCTCTTCCGTGTAAAAGATTATTTAGATAATTCCTCTCAATGTTTCCTTCTTTTAACCCCTAACGTCTTTCTCTTGTTGGATGTGCTTTTTCAGATTCTGGTGTGGCGGCCTCCTCATTGGCCCTCACCTCATCATCAGTTGCTGCTTCTACTACTACTTCTAATTATGCAAATTCCATGTGGGGGACGAGCTCAGGCAGTCAGACCTCCTCTCAGGGCAGGGAGAAGGTGATTGTCGATGGCAATGACCTGGAGGAGTGGCCTAGCATCGCTGGCAGTGATGGGGGAGGAGCTTCTTTCACCAGGGCTGGAGggggcagcagcaacagtggaATGCCTGTGAATAGCATCAGTGCCTCTGGCAACCAATCCTCACCCACTTCCTCGTTCTCTTTGCCCAATGAATGTATGCAGTCGTCCAACGGTGTGGCATGGGGGACGGCTGCCTCCCAGGGTCATCTTGGAGGAGGGAATGCAGTAGCTGCAGCTGGGCCTCTGCTACAACAGCCCTCCTCACTTTCCAAAGCCTCCGCTGTGCCAGGGAGCCATGAAGCCAGTGGCCCCGTCGCCGGCAGCAGTGGGATTCCAGGTGCCAACTTCAGTCCAAATGCCAACCCTTCGGCCTGGCCTGCCCTGGTGCAGCAGGATGGGCCCGCTGCTGCAGGAGAAGGAGGTCAGTCTTCCTTCCATCACCAGGGCCCTGGAGGGTCTTTGTCTGCCAACAGTTCTGCTTCCCTGGGGCTGGGAGGTGGGGCAGGCGGGGTGCTGGGGGGCAACCCACCTTTATCTGTGAATCAATCAAGCACCCATCAGCACCAACTTCACCAAATGCaatccagagacagagagatgggagCGGGGAAGTGGGACAGCGAATCAGCGGGACCAAAAATCGCAGGGGGGGAAGGGGTTGGGGGAGGAATGGACCGTGGTGTGGGAGGAGGTGGGATGAGT comes from Toxotes jaculatrix isolate fToxJac2 chromosome 21, fToxJac2.pri, whole genome shotgun sequence and encodes:
- the si:ch211-141o9.10 gene encoding probable endonuclease 4 → MGPKKRGARKRKTEEALDVEKKGEDTEEKEADERGDKRRKDRGNKKYIGAHVGIQGGIWKAVESCTEMGGSSFALFLGSQRSWKRPALDETAAAKFREQVSLQGFDPAHILPHGSYLMNCGSPKEDVFEKSQALLLDELSRCSLLGLNLYNFHPGSSLGSITTEQCVDKIAGAINHAHQQTPTVITVLENMSGQGSTVGGKFSELKSIIAKVRDQTRVGVCLDTCHAFAAGYDLAAEGGVKAMLNEFDQEVGLHYLKAVHLNDSKGKLGCNLDRHEDIGKGHIGISAFRDIVNEPRLDNIPLILETPGRPGFEYAEQIELLYSLYEEKIENALVN